The Prochlorococcus marinus str. MIT 1214 sequence ATAATTAACGAAAATGAATTTAGGCTATTATTGTAAAAATAAATAGAATTTAAAAATGAATAAGAATCCAATCTTTTCTTTAATCAAAACAGAGTGCGGACGCGCAAAATATGAAGTGCTTGCTTCCAAAAAAGGTATATTTGATCGCATTAGACTTTATTGGTTTATCTTATTTGCAGCGATTGAAGATTGGAATTTAAAAGCTGATGATTAATCTAGTGATTGAGAATCCTTATTTAGTTTTCTTGTTGAACGTAAAACTAAAATAATAACTAAAATAGTCGACAAAATACTAATTAAGCTCCAAATAAGTGAACTAGTATCAGATCTTCCTGATAGTACTTCAGCAAAATTTGAAACTTTGAGTGCTAAAGAACCTAAGCTGCAATATAAAATTGTGCCAGGCAATATACCAATCATGCCAAGAGTAAAATCACGAACTTTTACCTCACTCAAGCCATATGTAAAATTAAGTAAGCCAAATGGAAAAAGAGGAGAAAGTCTTGTAAGCAAAATGACTTTTAGACCCTCGCGTTGAACAGCTTTCTCCATTATTTGAACTTTTGGAAAATTTGAGACCTTTTTTTGAGCCCATTCTTTTAAAAAAGTTCGCCCTAAATAAAAAGTTAAATGAGCTCCAATAAAAGCACCTACAAAAACAACCGAACTTCCAAGCCAGGTGCCATAAAGAAAGCCAGACAACATGGAAAGCCATGAGCCTGGCAACAAAAAAGACACCCAAAAAACATACACCAAAGCAAAAACCAAAATTCCAAAAGGGCTACTTAAAAAAGGAATGAAATTATTAACCAGAGTTTCTAAGTTATAAGACATAGATAGTTTAGTGAGTTCAATCCAATCCCATTAGACGCTCTTTGACTAGGCGGACTTGGGCCTCTGACTCCATTAAGTTTGCTCTGCATTCCTCGACAACCTCTTTGGGAGCTTTATCAACAAAAT is a genomic window containing:
- a CDS encoding TVP38/TMEM64 family protein; this encodes MSYNLETLVNNFIPFLSSPFGILVFALVYVFWVSFLLPGSWLSMLSGFLYGTWLGSSVVFVGAFIGAHLTFYLGRTFLKEWAQKKVSNFPKVQIMEKAVQREGLKVILLTRLSPLFPFGLLNFTYGLSEVKVRDFTLGMIGILPGTILYCSLGSLALKVSNFAEVLSGRSDTSSLIWSLISILSTILVIILVLRSTRKLNKDSQSLD